GATTCTCCTCGATTATTTTTGAAAATTTCAATCTCCAGCAAATTACGCAAGTTCGCAACATTAAGCTGAAGTTTGAGCAGTTCACTACGGGCAACACGCATACAGCGTATATTATTTGTCAGCAGGTAGAACAAGCAGCTAAGCAGCTAGGAATTGAACTCTCAAAAGCCACTGTTGCCGTTTGTGGTGCCACCGGCGACATTGGTAGTGCGGTTTGCCGCTGGCTCGATGCCCGCACAGACGTGACAGATTTATTGCTGATCGCCCGCAACCAGGAGCGACTGCAGTCCTTGCAAGCGGAACTGGGTCGTGGCAAAATCCTAGGTTTAGCAGAAGCATTGCCTCAAGCAGATATTGTAGTTTGGGTTGCGAGTATGCCAAAGGGAGTTCAAATTGACCCGGCTAGTTTGAAGCAACCTTGTCTACTAATTGATGGCGGCTATCCCAAAAACTTGGCAATGAAGATCCAGCATCCAGGCGTTCACGTCCTTAATGGTGGAATTGTAGAACATTCACTGGATATTGATTGGCGAATTATGAAAATTGCCAATTTTATGGAAGCACCAGCTCGCCAATTGTTTGCCTGTTTCGCAGAGTCAATGCTACTAGAGTTTGAAAAGTTGTACACCAACTTTTCTTGGGGACGAAATCAGATTACGGTAGAAAAAATGGAACAAATTGGTAAAGTATCGCTCAAACATGGATTTCGACCGCTATTGGGCTAAAAATCTATCTCAAAGCTCTGTGAGGTAGGCATCCTGCCTGCTGCTACAGACTAGAAGCCTATCCCACAAGCTAGAAAATAGTTTTGAGATAGTGTCTAACCTTCTAAAAAGACTGGGGACTAGAAAAACATTACTAGCTCCTCGCCCCTCACCCCTCGCCCCTAACCATGGCAACTACTGAGCGTAAACCGCTACTTTTAGACTTTGAAAGACCCTTGGTGGATCTAGAGTCGCGCATTGACCAAATTCGTCAACTGGCGGCAGAAAATGGCGTGGATGTCTCTGAGGAGCTTCGTCAGTTGGAAGCACGAGCCACGCAACTGCGTCAAGAAATTTTCAATAGTCTCTCACCATCGCAACGACTGCAACTCGCTCGCCATCCCCGTCGTCCCAGTACGCTCGATTATATTCAGGCAATTAGTGACGAATGGATGGAACTGCATGGCGATCGCCGAGGTGCGGACGATCCAGCTTTAGTTGGAGGCGTAGCGAGGTTGGCGGGGCGACCGGTTGTGATGCTGGGTCATCAAAAAGGACGCGATACTAAGGATAATATCGCCCGTAACTTTGGCATGGCTTCTCCGGGCGGCTACCGCAAGGCGATGCGCTTGATGGAACATGCTAACAAGTTTGGCATGCCGATTTTGACGTTTATCGACACACCAGGAGCTTTACCGACGGCGGAAGCTGAATACCAAGGGGCAGGGGAAGCGATCGCCTATAACCTCCGCGAAATGTTTCGGCTGAATGTGCCCATCATCTGTACTGTCATCGGCGAAGGTGGCTCAGGTGGTGCCTTGGGCATTGGTGTAGGCGAACGCCTATTAATGTTTGAACATGCTGTTTATACCGTTGCCACGCCTGAAGCCTGTGCCGCTATCCTCTGGAAAGATGCCAGTAAAGCTCCCCAAGCCGCCGTAGCCCTCAAAATTACTGCCTGGGATCTCAAAAACTTAGGAGTTCTGGATCAACTCCTACCGGAACCAGTCGGTGGCGCTCACTCTGACCCCCTCAAGGCAGCAATGCTCCTTAAACAGGCACTATTACAGAACTTGGAAGAATTAACGCAGCTGACAAGCCAACAACGACGTCAAATGCGGTATCAAAAATTCCGCAATCTTGGTGTTTTTGCTGAACTTTCTGCCTAATTAAAGTTATTAGAGTCTTTACTAAGTTGAGAATGGTATAATCTAATCTGGAATGTAAAGAATCTTTACATTTCTCTTAATCTTTAGTCGTTTGGCATTTAGCCAATGCGACTTAATTTTAATGAGTGTCTAAATATTGGCTTAAGCAACAAAACTTTGAGCGTCGAAGCTCATTCCAACCGGGACTGTTATAGGAGCAGAGCAATTGGCAATGTACTTAAACTATGACAAAAATCCTAGCTCACACAGCAAGGTTGCCGATTAAGCAAAAGTTAAGCTGATTTTTATGACTCATCAATCTACCGATGGTTAGAGATTTACATAATTAGGACAAGACGACTGGTGTTCAAACAGAATTGGAACATTTCATGACATTTGCAACTAAGAGACAAGCCTTGATCACGGGTGCAAGTAGTGGAATTGGTAAAGCAACAGCTTTGGCGTTTGCGAAAGCCGGAATTGATTTAGCCTTAGTGAGCCGTTCTGAGGAAAAATTGGCGGCGGTGGCGAGTGCTGCTCAACAGACTGGAGTGAGAGCAAAAGTGTATCCTGTAGACCTGGCTGAGGTTAATCACGTACAAGAGCAAGTAGAGGCGATCGCAGCGGACTTTGGTTCGATAGATATCCTGGTTAATAATGCTGGTATGGGCTACACCAACGCTCTAAGTGAAACATCATTGTCGGACTGGCTGCAAGTGATGAATCTAAATCTTACCAGTGTGTTTCAGTGCATTTTAGGGATTCTACCGATGATGCGCGATCGCGGCAGAGGCACAATTATTAACGTTGCTTCTATTGCTGCTCAACAGCCCTTTCCGAACTGGGGAGCCTACTCAGTTAGCAAAGCTGGTCTAATTGCTCTTTCTAAAACCCTTGCGGCTGAAGAACGCGCTAACGGGATTCGTGTCACTGCAATTTGCCCTGGTGCCGTCGATACAGAACTGTGGAACTCTGAAACCGTCAATTTCAACTTTGATCGCTCGGCTATGTTGACCCCAGAAATGGTCGCTCAGTCGATTTTGTATACGATTTCGTTACCAGAACAAGCAGTCGTTGAGGAATTGACCCTCATGCCGAGTGCTGGCACCCTCTAATTGATTTTGGATTTTGGATTTTGGATTTATTTCCGCTTGCATGAGCTGAAAACGCTAAATCTAAAATTCTTTTTCAACTACTCAAACCAACCAAGAATTACATCATGTCTATTGTTTCTTCTAACGGTTCCAATCGCTTCCAATCTCCTCTAGTTCCTGACCTGACAGACGCAATTGAGCGCGTATCTACAAGACCAGATCGCAATACCCAGAACGGTCGGGAACCAAATTTGCAGCCACCCTCAGAGGAGCTGAACGAGCCGATGATTGATGCCGTGCGTACACTGCTATTAGGCGTGGGAGAAGATCCAGAGCGAGAGGGGCTCCTGAAAACGCCCAAACGGGTAGCTGAGGCGATGCGGTTTCTCACCAGTGGCTACAATCAGTCATTAGAACAAATCGTCAATGATGCCATCTTTGATGAAGGTCATAACGAAATGGTTCTGGTGAGGGATATCGATTTCTTCAGTCTCTGTGAACACCACATGCTGCCGTTTATGGGTAAAGCTCATGTTGCCTACATCCCTAACCAAAAAGTAGTGGGTTTGAGTAAGCTGGCTCGGATTGTGGAGATGTATTCTAGACGATTGCAAGTCCAGGAGCGGCTAACACGCCAAATTGCCGAAGCAATTCAGACCATTCTGGAGCCGCAGGGAGTTGCCATTGTGATGGAAGCCACCCATATGTGCATGGTGATGCGAGGAGTCCAAAAACCAGGCTCTTGGACTGTCACTAGTGCGATGGTGGGTGTGTTTCAAGATGAGCAAAAAACGCGCGAAGAGTTCTTCAACCTGATTCGCCATCAACCATCTTTTCTTTAGTGAGTAGTGAGCTAGCAGAAGGCTCTTTTACTCGTCCCTCACCCCTCGCTTCTTGACCTCAATTGTTCAAACAACTGAGCTACCTTGTCTAAATCCTTGTCTCCAGGGGCGCGTTCTACTCCACTTGATAAATCAATCCCATTGGGTTGCAATTGATTCAAAGCGTCCAATATATTTTCTGGTGTTAGTCCTCCGGCTAGTAACCAAGAACACCCCGGCTGAAACTGGCACAGAGTTGTCCAGTCTAGCGTCTTGCCAGTGCCACCCAACATCTGAGGATGATAGGCATCTAGTAGTAGTGTATCCACCCAGCTAGTGTAAATCTCTGCCTGAGTCAAAGCCTCAGAACTTCGCACTCTCAGCGCTTTAATAATTTCTATGTTGGGTAGAGAGCGCAGCTGGTGGCAAAATTCGGGCGATTCATCTCCGTGTAACTGCACGCCTGTTAACCCAGCTACTGCTACCGTCTGGCAGATTTCCTCTGCACTGCTGTTGGCAAAGACACCAATTCGTTCAATCTTCTCCGGTAGCTGTTCCACCACTGCCCGAATTTGTTTGGCACTGACGTAGCGGGGGGAAGCTGGCACACAGATAAACCCTAATGTCGTTGCTCCTAGAGAGGCGATCACTTTCCCCTGGTCTGGTTGTGTAATACCGCAAATTTTAATACGCATGCAGATTTGTATCAAAGAATAAAGCAAATGTTAACTATTAAAACAGATACTATTTCTGGGCTAAACAATTTTGATAATCCTTAATTGTTAACCTCCGTTGATGCAGGAGAAAAAACCTTGATTGACTTAATGTTACTAGCACAAGCAGCAGTTCAACCGACCGTTCCCGACACTGTTAGGTGGAGCTGGACAGGGACAGCAATCATCGTTGGTGCTTGCCTACTCTGTCTTTTGATTATTCCCCGAACGATTCGCTATCCCCACGTTGGTAACAAGATGCCTTTACCGTTTCCGGCGGTGTTCAATAATCCCAGCATCGGTTCATTCCTCGCTTCTATGAGTGCAGGCCACATTATCGGTGTCGGCACTGTCTTGAGCCTGACCATCCTTGGGACTCTGAAGTAGGCAAGCGATTGACAGCAATCGTTTCCTAGTGCGGTTATCCGGACAGAGGGGCAATCCACTTGGCGATTGACGTTAGCTATGTGGCTTGCCCCTCAAGTTTGATCGCAAGTTCTATTCTGGCGTGAACAGGCAAGAGAGGGGTCAGGGGTCAGGGGAAGCAAGAGTGTAATCCAAAATCCAAAATCCAAAATCCAAAATCCAAAATCTAAAATCCCCTAACCCCTAACCCCTCACCCCTCTACCAAGTACGGGTAGCGCGAATCAGTGGGTTTGAGCAATTGTTTATTCTAGAAGTTAGAGAGCTTAATCGTGGAGACAGCACTGGCTCAATGATGTTATTTGCTGCGATCTAGTTTGAGCCGTAGGCAGCACCAGTGGAGTTGACAACGTAAGTGAATTATACTGGTTTGCCTCAAATCCTTTGAAATAATATTTTTAGGAAAATTCCATGCAGACAGGTTGGCGAATTGGGTCTTTATTTGGAATTCCGCTGATTTTAGATCCCTTATGGTTTGTGATTCTAACGTTTGTTGCCCTCAACTTTGGCCTGGCTTATGTGCAATGGGGAAACACCCTAGCTTGGAGCGCTGGCTTAGTAATGGCACTACTGCTATTTGGCTCAGTATTGTTGCACGAACTAGGTCATAGTCTTGTAGCACGATCGCAGGGCATTAAAGTAAAATCAATCACCTTATTCCTGTTTGGCGGCATTGCTGCGATTGAAGAAGAGTCGAAAACCCCTGGAGAAGCCTTTCAAGTTGCGATCGCCGGTCCATCTGTGAGTATTGCTTTGTTTGTGCTGCTAGCTTTGCTGAGTCAAGCATTGCCCGCATCCAGTCTCACCCAGGTGATGATAACAGACCTAGCAAGAATCAACCTGGTATTGGCAATATTTAACCTGATTCCTGGACTACCTTTAGATGGAGGACAGGTATTGAAAGCAGCAGTTTGGAAAGTTACGGGCAACCGCTTCCAGGCTGTGCGCTGGGCTGCTAGAGCTGGTCAGTTCCTAGGCTGGTTAGCGATCGCTGCTGGTATAGCATTAGATTTCGTCACAGGCGAGTTAGTAAGTGGCTTGTGGTTGGTGCTACTGGGATGGTTTGGCATCCGTCATGCTAGTGCCTATGATCGGATCACCACTGTACAAGAAGCCTTGCTTCAGCTCGTTGCTGCTGACGCTATGACTCGCGATTTTCGGGTGGTGGATGCAGATCAGACATTGCGTTCCTTTGCTGACCTATACTTGCTAGAAACCACCACACCGCAGCTATATTTTGCTGCCTCTGATGGGCGTTATCGGGGGATGGTTTCAGTTGATGATTTGCGCCTGGTGGAACGGAGTGAGTGGGAAAGCCAAACCCTTCACAGTATTCTGCACCCGCTCACAGAAATTCCTACTATTACTGAGTCAACACCTTTGGTGGAAGTGATTAATCGGCTGGAAGCCCAGCAGTTACCTCAGCTCACCGTTCTTTCTCCAGCTGGGGCTGTAGCTGGATTGATCGACCGAGGAGACATTGTGCGATCGCTAGCTAAAAAGTTAAATATGCCGATTCCTGAGGCAGAAATTAAGTGGGTCAAAGAGGAAGGCAGGTATCCGCAGAGTTTGCAGCTCAACGTTTTAGCCAGGTCTGTCAGCAACAGCACTGCTGAGGAAACAAAGACAGCAGAACTATTGTCTCGATAGGTAGGCAGGAACTACGATATTGCCTTTGTGTCTAATGTTGGCTTAAAACGGTTAATATCTACTGTCAGAATTTATGTTTAATAAGCCTAAATGAGCGACAAAGAACTGTTTTTAGTTGAATACCAGGATCGTGACCCTAATACTGGCAACTACATAGTCAAGAAGGTGGTTGACGGGGAAATCCTATCTGTACCAGCAGCAGCAACCATCTTCATTCTAAGTCTCGCTCCAGGACAAATGTTGCTGCTGTTTTGTCCTCAGGAACACCAACAGGGCTATCTATTCGCCCCGATTTAGAATTGCTTTCCACTCTAAATCAGACAGGGGTTGTAAAGACAGCTGGGCACCAAAACAACGACTTGCTGCGGCAAGTAGAGCCTCTGACACAGTGTGAATTAGAGCTTCTCCCCGTTGGGAAAGAGGTAGTTGAATCGGACTAAACGAGTTGGCTCCAAATACCTGAGCAAACAGTGCAGCATCTGGCTCTAATTGAATTGAACCATGTTGCAAAATGGCTCTACCGCGTTTTAATTGGGCACTACCAATCAGTTTGGCACCATCTGCTAGAACTAAATCTGCGCTCGTAGCGGTGCCAAAACAGTTGGGGTTGTGGATATAGCCCCGCCCAGCTACACCATAGTGCAATTCCACACCGAGCGATCGCCAACCTTGAATTAAAAATTCACATAGCGTTTGATACACCTGAAAGCGACTACCTTTTAGTTCAGAGGTCACTACAGCATAGGTTAAATCTCCCTGGTGCAGCACTGCTCGTCCACCTGTAGGACGACGTACTAATTCCAAGGGTTTGTCTTTCCAGGTCAGGTGCTGCCATTGCGGTAAGCTGGGTTGATGATATCCCAGTGAAATTGCCGGTAGCGACCATGTGTAAAACCGCAAAGTTGAAGGCAGCAGACCTTGCTGGTGCTGCTGTAATAGCCAGCGATCAATTGCCATTTGCACCTGACCTGATGCTGCCAATAGGGGAATCAACCGCCAAGTTTTCATGCTGGGGCGAGGGGCGAGAAAAGTATGAAGGATGAAGTATAAAGTATGAAATTTCCTCCTTCAGCCTTCAGCCTTTAGCCTTCATGAAGCGGCACCAAATTCAGACTGTAAAGATTCGTCGTTTTGATCTGCGATCGAGGCTACTACAGTAACGTTGCGGGAAACTTCTCCAGGAGTTAACCCTGCCAAGGTGCGTGTCGTTAACACAACTACCTGGTCATCGAAAATGCCAAAACAGGCTTCAAAGGTGTTATGCCAGTTCATCTCTAAAAGCCGCCGCATTAATCTGGGTTCATCTTTAGCGGGTAGCTTTAACACTGGAGACCAAACGGTAAAAGTGTCCTCATCGCTAAGTCCTGTGAGCTGGACAAACACCTCTACGCTGCCGTATTTAAACTTCCAAAGATGACCATCCTGAGTCTTGCTGATCATCGCGCTTTCGTCCTGTTCTAGACTAGCGATGACCGTTTGAATTACCTCTACATGGTTGACGCTGTTTGGAGCTTCAACTAGCTCATTAATCAGTTCTTTGCTAGATAGCGATTGAGTTGCAACAGTTTCTGGATCAGGCTGGTAGCTTGTCATAGAGATTTTTGTTCTAAAGAAGTACTTCACCTAGACCCACTTTATCGCCTGTAGGCGTGGTTCTGGGCAAATGATTGTTTTAACATTGGGTTAAAAAAGAGGGCGATCGCCCTCAAAGCCATCATTTCAGGCAGATTTATGAGCAATCAAATATTTACTCATAAAATGCACTTCCGTAGAAATATTCTGGAAGCCTGCTTTTTCTAAACGTTCTACCAAATCATCAGTGATGTAATGTCTGTAGTAGGGCTCATGAAATGTTTGATGGAAACTCTCCATCACAGGCAACATTTCCGGAGAATCACTCAACTGAACTGAATCACAAATAATAAACACTCCGCCTGGTTGAGTTAATCTAAAGCATTCTTCAATTACCCGCTGACGCGCTGCTGATGGCAGCTCATGGAAGAGAAAAACGCAAGTCACAGCATGAAAGTAGTTATCCAGGTAAGGCAATTCCTCAGCATTAGCCTGTAGGAGTTGCGGCAATTCTCCTGAAATTTGAGACAACAGTTGATTTGCCTTCCGCAAGTAAGCAGGCGATAAATCTGCCCCAAACAGGGATGCTTGAGGCAAAGCGGCACGGGTTAATTTTATGGTACGACCAGTGCCACAAGCCACATCTAAAACTCGAATTTGCCGTGGGAGAACTGAATCAAAAGCTTTCAACCCTTGCTTTAAGGGAGCGAGAATTCGCCGCCGCATCGCATCAGCTGTGCCACCAAATAAAAGTTCCACCTGCAAGTCGTAAAGACTAGCTGACTGATCGCTCAAGTAGCCATTGGTTTGGTGATGGAAGTTTTGCAGGTAGTAACTGGGGTAACCGTTTGTGTCTAGCTCTGGCGAAAAATCTTGATGTTTCTTCTGAATAGCTCGCTCTGAGATCTGCGGCAGATCTAGCCAAACGATTGGATAGTAGAGGAAAAAATCTTCCCAGGGATTATCAAACAGTAAGCTTTTAGGATATACACCCTGTTCAGCATCCTGCCAATCTACTTCGAGCAGCTGATTAAGCCGTTGTTGAATTTTTTGCAGAAGTTCTGGCGGGATGGGTTTGGTCTTCCGCTCAATCGGAGGAGAAATTAAATTCACTAACTGTGAGCTTAGGTATTTGTGAGCTAGACCAAAGTAATTTTTGCCGTGTTGAAAAGTCTGATATGTCAGTTTGGTGAGAGTGTCAGACATCGGAATGGCTTAGATTGATATTTTAAGTATTCATCTTTACTGTAAATAATTGTAAAAAAAAATCATATATCTTTAGTTAAGTCTTGACCCTTCCCTGTCTAAAGACACGGGGATTTCGAAGTGGTATTAACACAAAAAAACCACCCAGACGGGTGGCGAGGAGGTTTAGATCGAGCTAGCGATGCTAGGATGCAGGTTAACGTCCCGGCAATTAGCAATCGTAGTAGAGAGCAAACTCATAGGGGTGTGGACGCAGCCGCATCGGGTTGACTTCATTATCCAGTTTGTACTCAATCCAAGTGGTAATGAGGTCTTCCGTAAATACGCCGCTATTAACTAAGAAGGCATGGTCTTTCTCCAGTGCCTCCAAAGCATCTTCCAAGGAACCAGGAGTCGAAGGAATCTTGCTCAACTCCTCTGGAGTGAGGTCGTAGATGTCTACATCTAAAGATTCACCAGGGTCAATTTCGTTCTTGATGCCATCTATACCAGCACAAAGCATGGCGGCAAAAGCCAGGTACGGGTTAGAAGTAGCATCAGGGCAACGGAATTCCAACCGCTTCGCTTTAGGATTGGTGCCAGATAGAGGAATCCGAATTGAGGCAGAACGGTTGCCTTGGGAATAAGCCAAGTTCACCGGGGCTTCAAAACCAGGCACCAACCGCTTATAGGAATTGGTTGTAGGGTTGGTAAAAGCTAAGAGTGCGGGAGCGTGCTTGAGCAAGCCACCAATGTAATTCAAAGCCAGCTTACTTAGATTAGCATAGCCATCACCCCAAAATAGCGGCTGTCCATCTTTCCAGATTGACTGGTGAGTATGCATTCCGGAGCCGTTGTCGTTAAACAGCGGTTTTGGCATGAAAGTGACGGTTTTGCCATATTTCCTGGCAACATTCTTGATGACATATTTGTAAGTCATCAAACAGTCAGCTGCCTGTACCAACTTAGCAAAGCGGAAGCCTAGTTCGCACTGCCCACCCGTGGCGACTTCGTGGTGGTGCTTTTCAATTGGCACCCCGCATTTTGCCATTGTCAGCAGCATTTCGGTTCGCATGTCTTGCGAAGTATCTGTTGGGGAAACCGGGAAGTAACCCTCTTTGTAGCGAGGTTTATAACCGAGGTTTCCGCCGTCTTCTTCCCGACCAGTGTTCCAACGTCCCTCTACAGAGTCTACGTAGTAAAAGGATTGATGCTCTTTTTGGTCAAAGCGGACATCATCAAAAATAAAGAATTCCGCTTCCGGACCAAAGAAGGCAGTATCACCAATACCAGTTGAAATCAGGAAGTCGATCGCCTTCTGAGCAATGGTACGGGGGTCGCGGCTATAAGGTTCACCCGTTCGGGGTTCTATAATGCTACAGATCATGCTCAGCGTCGGCTCCTTCATGAACGGATCGATCCAAGCCGTTGTTGGATCGGGCACCATCGCCATGTCGGATTCATTAATGGCTTTCCAACCCCGAATACTGGAGCCATCAAAGGCTACGCCGTCGGTGAAGCTGCTTTCTTCAATTTGGTTTTGGAAGACCGTGAGGTGCTGCCAGATGCCTGGCAAATCAATGAATTTCAGGTCAATGATCTGGATGTTTTGCTCTTGAATCATCTTCAAGACTTCTTGGGGCGTTTCAGGCATGGATGACTCCTTATCAGCCAATTTGCTATAAATCTCAAATAAGACAAAATATTCCGATTCTACTACCAGAGCAGGTAAAGACAGAATTGCGTCACTTTTGGATCATCCTAGAGACAGAATCGGGGCACTTTTGTAGTTTACGATACAAAAAACCTTTTTAATCAGCTCTATGAGCTTACCTCTGATAAGCAGCTCAGCATCCGGTTGAAAGCGTTGATCTCAGAGGGGTCAACTTTGGCATAAAATCCTTAATAGCCAATACTTTGCCTGTGCGTTTTTGAGGTTCAGGCGGGACAAAAAAGTTAAACGTGCAAAAACGTAGATCCAAGATATCAAATCTACAGATAGGAATAGTTGGGAGAATAACTTCATGCGGGACGCAATAACAAGCTTAATTGGTACCTACGACGTTGCAGGTCGGTATTTTGACCGGAATGCAATTGAACAGATGAAATCTTACTTTGAAACAGGTACAGCACGAGTCCAAGCAGCGGCAATAGTCAATGCTAATGCGGCGGCGATTGTCAAGCAGTCAGGCTCGAAACTGTTTGAAGAACTACCAGAACTGATTCGTCCTGGTGGCAATGCTTACACAACGCGGCGTTATGCCGCTTGTCTGCGAGATATGGATTACTACCTACGCTATGCTACTTATGCGCTAGTTGCTGGCAGTATGGATGTGTTAGATGAACGGGTACTGCAAGGGCTGCGGGAAACTTACAATTCTTTAGGGGTACCCATTGGTCCGACAGTTCAAGGCATCCAAATTATGAAGGAGATTGTGAAAAGCCAAGTAGCAGAGGCAGGAATTCAAGATACAGCCTTTGTGGATGAGCCGTTTGACTACATGACCCGAGAGTTAAGCGAGCAGGATATTTAATATTTGGTTGCAATTCGTAACGCAGATTAAATAATTTGGGCGATCGCGTCTGGCTGTAGCTGGGGTAAGTGCGATCGCTTTTCCTATTTTGATCATAAGCGGGTACACATTTAACTTGCATATTCCCAAAAGTAAAATACCAGTTATTCTCCCCCTCGCCCCTCGCTTCGTTAAAATAAAACCATGCATCTATTCTGCCAAAAGCTTCTATCGTGGTAAATTTCACCCAGAGCTTGGATTCTAATAGCGTCATGCGCGATCAGGTATTAGCCTGGTTGGCAGATCGTGTCCCTCAGTCGCGGTTAGACCATATTCTCAGAGTTGAGCAGATGGCAGTGGAATTGGCTGGGCATTACAACCTTGATGTAGAAAAAGCTGCTCAAGCAGGGTTAATGCACGATTTAGCTAAGTATTTCAAGCCGCTGAAGCTGTTGGAAATGGCACAGGCAGAAGGTTTAGAGATAGACCCAGTGAGCGAAGTTAATCCCCATTTGTTGCATGCAGACGTCAGTGCAATTGTTGCTAAAGATGCGTTT
This window of the Chroococcidiopsis sp. CCMEE 29 genome carries:
- the apcB gene encoding allophycocyanin subunit beta; this encodes MRDAITSLIGTYDVAGRYFDRNAIEQMKSYFETGTARVQAAAIVNANAAAIVKQSGSKLFEELPELIRPGGNAYTTRRYAACLRDMDYYLRYATYALVAGSMDVLDERVLQGLRETYNSLGVPIGPTVQGIQIMKEIVKSQVAEAGIQDTAFVDEPFDYMTRELSEQDI
- the glnA gene encoding type I glutamate--ammonia ligase; protein product: MPETPQEVLKMIQEQNIQIIDLKFIDLPGIWQHLTVFQNQIEESSFTDGVAFDGSSIRGWKAINESDMAMVPDPTTAWIDPFMKEPTLSMICSIIEPRTGEPYSRDPRTIAQKAIDFLISTGIGDTAFFGPEAEFFIFDDVRFDQKEHQSFYYVDSVEGRWNTGREEDGGNLGYKPRYKEGYFPVSPTDTSQDMRTEMLLTMAKCGVPIEKHHHEVATGGQCELGFRFAKLVQAADCLMTYKYVIKNVARKYGKTVTFMPKPLFNDNGSGMHTHQSIWKDGQPLFWGDGYANLSKLALNYIGGLLKHAPALLAFTNPTTNSYKRLVPGFEAPVNLAYSQGNRSASIRIPLSGTNPKAKRLEFRCPDATSNPYLAFAAMLCAGIDGIKNEIDPGESLDVDIYDLTPEELSKIPSTPGSLEDALEALEKDHAFLVNSGVFTEDLITTWIEYKLDNEVNPMRLRPHPYEFALYYDC